In Alkalimarinus alittae, the DNA window TCAAAATTTGAAATAGTCAGTATTTTCTTCACGTCACTATTACAGTTGCTAATCGATACGTTAGCATGATCACCACCTGCGAAGTCTCTTAATAAGAGCAGCATACCCAGTGCAGAGCTGTCTAAATAAGTCGTCTCTCTCATATCAATGAGGTACTCTTTAACACTGTCATTATTTTCGTAAGCGTCTCTAAACTCTTGGTGTGAGCTAAAGTCAAAACGCCCCTGAATCCTTATAGTCAGCTCACTACCATCCGCTGATTTGTTCGTTGTAATAGACATCTCGCCCCCTAATCAATAAAACGCTGTTTCTATGCAGCACTGAAAGACTATTTATACTGAAGTTTAGTTTAATTTGCCACACCAGAATAACAAAACGGTTAAGTTAAACACGGCGAATCACCCTATAACAAGCTAATAACTATAGGAAATAATAAACACTAAACACCCAAAAGGTAAATTATATATTGTATCTTGGTGAAAAAACTTACCGTTTTTCACAATAACTAAGCGCTTTAGAGAAAATCTTTTCCAGTGGTAATACGTCAACGGCGGCACCAATAGCAACAGCGGCACCGGGCATCCCCCACACTATACTACTTTCTTGATCTTGCGCGATTGTTTTACAGCCTAATTGCTTCATTTTCAAAAGCGCTTCAGAGCCATCCCTCCCCATTCCAGTCAGTAAAATACCAACAGCCTTAGCCCCTGCAGCGTCTAGCACAGAATCAAACAACACATCTACTGATGGCCGGTGCCGGTTTACCGGTTCAGATTGATCTAACTGCGTATAATACGCATTGAGTCTTTTTATTATTGTAAGGTGTTGGTCGCCCGGCGCGAGATAAGCACAGCCACACTCTAACTTCATACCCGCTGTTGCTTCAAATACCGTGATACCACAAATCCGATTCAGCCGTTCAGCATAAGTGGTACTAAATACCGGTGGAATATGCTGTGCCAATACCACTGGCGGACAGTTAGTAGGCATACCTAGCAAAACATCTTTGATCGCCTCAGTTCCGCCGGTAGAAGCACCCACAGCAATAACACATCCCGGAGAGAAAGCATAAGGTTTGGCCTCTTTACGAGCTAAGGAAATATTAGCATGTGTGCTTTTCATTCTTTCTATCGGATGTATATTCGCGGTTGCGGCGGCTCGTACTTTTTCGACAACGTCATGCGCATAATGCTTAAGGCCAATCTCCTGCTCTAGTTTTGGTTTAGGCAAATAATCTACAGCACCCAGTTCTAGTGCCTCAAGGGTCGCTGGAGCCCCCTTTTCTGTCTGTGTTGATATCATCACCACAGGCATTGGCCTTAACTTCATCAAGTTACGCAAAAAGGAAATGCCATCCATTTTTGGCATTTCAATATCTAAGGTCAAAACATCAGGGTTTAACTGTTTAATTTTCTCGCGCGCATCATAAGGATCAACAGCAACACCAACCACTTCCATGTCGTCAGCTGAATCAATAATCTGCCTCAGCATTTGGCGAATAAGCTCTGAGTCGTCAACCACTAATACTTTTATTTTATGCATGACCATCCCTCTCTTTGAGCAATTTTCAAATACTCATAGTCGATCCAAGCGTAAATTAACAACAAGATCGTTCCTCATATCAAAATAACTCAATATCGCCAGACTTTGGCTGCTTATTAATATCTTCAATATAAGCTTTTTCACGCTGTAGCACAGTATCGTTTCTGGTTTGTTTAAGCTTTCGAACCTTTACCGCACCGGTATCAGGAAAATAAAGCACTTTTCTTGGAAAAAGGTCGCCGACATCAGACGCTTCTACCCGTAACCCTTCTTGAGCTAAATATGTTTTAACAAACTCTATGTTTCTTAACCCAACACGGGTCATATTGGATAATACATTCCCACCACCAAACACTTTGACTTCAAGATTTTTACGTTCCCCACCCGCTTTTAAAATTTCATTAATCAAAAACTCCATCGCCCAATTACCGTAACGAGAAGCAGAGCTTGCATGACTGCTCCCCCACTGTACCGATGAATATTCACCTTGAGAGGGCAGCATAAAATGATTCATTCCTCCAATGCCATGAACACGATCTCTAATGCACGCAGAAATACAAGACCCTAGCACCGTTGCTATCATTTCACCATGCAAGCTTACATAGAATTCGCCAGGCAAAATTTTGGCTGCAGCCAAATTCATGCGCTTATCCCAGTAGCGGTTTATATGCTCAAAACCTGGCAGGGCTTTGGGTAAGCTAACACTGTTATCCATATTCGTTGTTAACAACCTGCCGGGATACATTGCTAGAGCCAAAGATCATAACGTTACTCGTCAATTAGAATTTTTTTCGGTAGATGTTTTTTCCTAACGACTCAAAGCGCTCACTAACCTTATGCAAAGACTCAGAGTGCCCTATAAACAAATACCCTCCATCGCCCAAAATATTTGCAAAACGGTCAAACAACTGTCTCTGGGTTTCTTTATTAAAATAAATAACGACATTGCGGCAAAAAATGATATCGAACGGCCCTTTCATAGGCCAAGACTCTAATAAATTAAGTCGTTTAAAACGTGTACATTGCTGCAGTGCCGGCTTTACTTTTACCACTTCAGGGTTTCGGCTGTCTTTATAAAACCATTGCTTTTTACTCTGTTCTGTCAACGCATCAATTCTAGTAATATCATAAACACCTTCCCGACCATGATTGACCACATTAGAATCAAGGTCAGTCGCTAATATTTTGCAATCCCATTGCGCCATATTTAGCGTTTCATTAACGGTTATAGAGAGACTGTAAGGCTCTTCTCCGGTAGAGCAACCAGCGGACCAAATTCTAATGCGTTTATAACGATCATTTTTGCGTTTTATTTCGGGTAGAACGGTCTCTTTCAAGAAATCAAAGTGGTGTGGTTCACGAAAAAATGACGTTAGGTTTGTCGTTATTGCATTGATAAAAAAACTAATTTCAGGCGAAGATGGGCTCGATATTAACGCACAGTACTGGTTAAAATTAGAGAGACCCAATGACCTAATGCGTCGCGCCAACCGGCCATAAATCATATCGCGCTTATGGGCACCTAAAACAATACCTGTATAGTTATGCGCCAGCAGGCTAATCGTTTCGAAATCCTCACTCGTCATAAGGAATTCGCGACTCCCAGTCGGTTTATGCGGAGATTTATTAATCTCAGATGCCTGTTTATTATTGGTCACTTTAGTAATACACCCTTGATATTCTTAGGCCTAGCGGTATATATCCTTGCATTACTTAACATGCACATCAGAATGTTGCTCGACTCACAACTGTCAAATCTGCATCATCAGGTGCGTTTAGTAACTCATTAATATCCAATAGAATGACCATTTTGTTTTCACTACTGCCCAATCCCTTTACAAAAGCAGCATTCTTATTCGCGGCCAATTCAGGTGCTGGGTGAATATCTGCTTTTGAAAAGTCACTCACGTCAGACACCGCATCGACAACAATCCCCATAATTTTTTCACCTTCTCCCGCTATTACTTTAACCACTATAACGACGGTGGTAGGGCTATACTCAAACTGTTTAATGCCAAACCTAAGCCTGAGATCCGTTAACGGAATGATGGTTCCTCTAAGATTGATAACCCCTTTTAAATATTCGGGGGAGTTAGGAATTTCGGTTGCGGGCTCCCACCCCCTTATCTCTTTAACTGCCAAAATATCGATCCCGTACTCTTCATCTTCAATAAAAAATGTCAAATACTGCTCAGAAGGCTCATACGTATTACCCTCCCCGACTTCTTCATTAATGTTCACCTCGCTAGCATTATCGCCTTGCTTATCGACCATTTATTCGTCCTGACCAATACTATTGTTAGCCGTTACTTGCGAAAAGCGATCATGCTGCATAGTCATCACCTTTATGCACTGCTTTGTATTCGTGACGCTGTACACCAGCCAGCTTTATTAAACCTGCGATATCCAATATTAATGAGACAGTGCCATCCCCAAGAATCGTTGCGCCCGACACACCTTCGACTTTTTTGTAGTTTTCTTCAAGGCTTTTAATAACGACCTGTTGCTGGGCTTCGAGGTCATCAATAAATATCGCAACTTTCATGTTGTCGCCTTCAACCACCACTAGCAAACCATCTTCCATATCTTTTGAGTCTGACGGTATATTGAAAAGTGATGAGAGCTGAATTATCGGAACGTATTCATCACGCAGACGCAGTAAGTCACACCCACCCACAACGCGATGCAGCATCCCCTGAAATGACTGAATTGACTCAACAATCGAAATAAGCGGCAATATGTAGGTTTGCCGGCCTACACGAATTAATTGACCTTCTAAAGTGGCAAGCGTAAGCGGCAGACGAATAGTAAATACACTGCCTTCTCCTTCTGTAGACTCTACTTCTACCGAACCATTTAATTCGATAATATTTCGCCGAACTACGTCCATCCCGACC includes these proteins:
- a CDS encoding STAS domain-containing protein gives rise to the protein MSITTNKSADGSELTIRIQGRFDFSSHQEFRDAYENNDSVKEYLIDMRETTYLDSSALGMLLLLRDFAGGDHANVSISNCNSDVKKILTISNFEQLFAIK
- a CDS encoding protein-glutamate methylesterase/protein-glutamine glutaminase; the protein is MHKIKVLVVDDSELIRQMLRQIIDSADDMEVVGVAVDPYDAREKIKQLNPDVLTLDIEMPKMDGISFLRNLMKLRPMPVVMISTQTEKGAPATLEALELGAVDYLPKPKLEQEIGLKHYAHDVVEKVRAAATANIHPIERMKSTHANISLARKEAKPYAFSPGCVIAVGASTGGTEAIKDVLLGMPTNCPPVVLAQHIPPVFSTTYAERLNRICGITVFEATAGMKLECGCAYLAPGDQHLTIIKRLNAYYTQLDQSEPVNRHRPSVDVLFDSVLDAAGAKAVGILLTGMGRDGSEALLKMKQLGCKTIAQDQESSIVWGMPGAAVAIGAAVDVLPLEKIFSKALSYCEKR
- the cheD gene encoding chemoreceptor glutamine deamidase CheD; its protein translation is MDNSVSLPKALPGFEHINRYWDKRMNLAAAKILPGEFYVSLHGEMIATVLGSCISACIRDRVHGIGGMNHFMLPSQGEYSSVQWGSSHASSASRYGNWAMEFLINEILKAGGERKNLEVKVFGGGNVLSNMTRVGLRNIEFVKTYLAQEGLRVEASDVGDLFPRKVLYFPDTGAVKVRKLKQTRNDTVLQREKAYIEDINKQPKSGDIELF
- a CDS encoding CheR family methyltransferase — protein: MTSEDFETISLLAHNYTGIVLGAHKRDMIYGRLARRIRSLGLSNFNQYCALISSPSSPEISFFINAITTNLTSFFREPHHFDFLKETVLPEIKRKNDRYKRIRIWSAGCSTGEEPYSLSITVNETLNMAQWDCKILATDLDSNVVNHGREGVYDITRIDALTEQSKKQWFYKDSRNPEVVKVKPALQQCTRFKRLNLLESWPMKGPFDIIFCRNVVIYFNKETQRQLFDRFANILGDGGYLFIGHSESLHKVSERFESLGKNIYRKKF
- a CDS encoding chemotaxis protein CheW, which codes for MVDKQGDNASEVNINEEVGEGNTYEPSEQYLTFFIEDEEYGIDILAVKEIRGWEPATEIPNSPEYLKGVINLRGTIIPLTDLRLRFGIKQFEYSPTTVVIVVKVIAGEGEKIMGIVVDAVSDVSDFSKADIHPAPELAANKNAAFVKGLGSSENKMVILLDINELLNAPDDADLTVVSRATF